The following are from one region of the Streptomyces tuirus genome:
- a CDS encoding SGNH/GDSL hydrolase family protein: MARFRTRLALLGSAAALAAGALIPTQFAGAQPAAAAEEYQWVALGDSYTAGVIPAAGNIFEVPRDGCERTDRSYPQVIDRDLGGLFELTNVSCGAATIDNVTDTPQHPIGRHLPPISEDPDYPFPAVPPQSEAVGPDTDVITVGAGGNTLGFADLLMQCPQLGGDSGGVGTPCKDAQAAGIPARLKKVRQDYDRMLSVLHERAPHAKILAVGYPTIVPGDTSKCSFGDLTQFGTITQGDLAWLRDDVLEPLNKAIADSTGTQEAASFIDLYDSSRHHSVCDDSKWVEGFVTLPDQLSFVHPNALGHRNAADHVEEAMLNTLG, translated from the coding sequence GTGGCACGCTTCCGCACTCGTCTGGCCCTGCTCGGCTCGGCCGCAGCCCTCGCCGCCGGCGCTCTCATCCCCACCCAGTTCGCCGGAGCCCAGCCCGCCGCCGCGGCCGAGGAGTACCAGTGGGTCGCCCTCGGCGACTCCTACACCGCCGGCGTGATCCCAGCCGCCGGCAACATCTTCGAAGTGCCGCGCGACGGCTGCGAGCGCACCGACCGGTCCTACCCTCAGGTCATCGACCGCGACCTCGGCGGTCTCTTCGAGCTGACCAACGTCAGCTGCGGCGCCGCCACCATCGACAACGTCACCGACACCCCCCAGCACCCGATCGGCCGCCACCTGCCGCCCATCTCCGAGGACCCCGACTACCCCTTCCCGGCAGTGCCGCCGCAGTCCGAAGCGGTAGGCCCCGACACCGACGTCATCACCGTCGGTGCGGGCGGAAACACCCTCGGCTTCGCCGACCTCCTCATGCAGTGCCCGCAACTGGGCGGCGATAGCGGCGGCGTGGGCACCCCGTGCAAGGACGCCCAGGCCGCCGGCATCCCGGCCCGGCTGAAGAAGGTGCGCCAGGACTACGACCGGATGCTCAGCGTGCTCCACGAGCGCGCCCCGCACGCCAAGATCCTGGCCGTCGGCTACCCCACCATCGTCCCCGGTGACACCTCCAAATGCAGCTTCGGCGACCTGACGCAGTTCGGCACGATCACCCAGGGCGACCTGGCCTGGCTGCGCGACGACGTCCTGGAACCCCTCAACAAGGCCATCGCCGACTCGACCGGCACCCAGGAAGCCGCCAGCTTCATCGACCTCTACGACTCCTCCCGGCACCACAGCGTCTGCGACGACAGCAAGTGGGTCGAAGGCTTCGTCACCCTCCCTGACCAGCTGTCCTTCGTACACCCCAACGCCCTCGGCCACCGCAACGCCGCCGACCACGTCGAAGAAGCGATGCTGAACACCCTCGGCTGA
- a CDS encoding GNAT family N-acetyltransferase: MSTGQHPPTIRPATGEDIDALQALARRTIDTCYRGFLGDEAVDWFIGSGASDAHVKSHLEQGGVHCLSQDGRIVGLSVLDGPTVDLMMVDPDHHRRGLGRLLLRHAEGTLLAQYSTIRLETFPDNARAKSFYEACGWVLGDRLEGEGPAKVEYTKNRTGS, encoded by the coding sequence GTGTCGACCGGACAGCACCCCCCCACCATCCGCCCTGCAACCGGGGAAGACATCGATGCTCTCCAGGCTCTCGCGCGTCGCACGATCGATACCTGTTACCGCGGGTTCCTCGGCGACGAGGCAGTGGACTGGTTCATCGGCAGTGGTGCTTCGGACGCGCACGTGAAGAGCCATCTGGAGCAAGGTGGCGTGCACTGCCTCAGCCAGGACGGCCGGATCGTCGGCCTCTCAGTGCTCGATGGCCCCACGGTCGACCTGATGATGGTCGACCCGGATCATCACCGTCGAGGACTCGGCCGCCTCCTGCTTCGGCACGCGGAAGGAACGCTCCTCGCCCAGTACTCGACCATCCGGCTGGAGACCTTCCCGGACAATGCCAGGGCCAAGTCGTTCTATGAGGCGTGCGGCTGGGTTCTCGGGGATCGGCTGGAGGGTGAGGGGCCGGCCAAAGTCGAGTACACCAAGAACCGCACGGGCAGCTGA
- a CDS encoding SUKH-4 family immunity protein: MLFDVTRGELAGFFGEDRIATLPAGAFPPAAAGTEGARLLQTVGIPTGTLPLRWPDEDNGLLPPVQHVVHIEDFENAAEGAGAWPVFGWLLNAHLALDPVSGKVHAFDPDEETVQELHADVSSLIQVTFRFQRLLEEFAFSGDEGDQDADFERLDAEVDRIRQETSSIDPVPFQDEETVWSVVGDEIAMGQRFQARGLGARSLTR, from the coding sequence GTGCTTTTCGATGTCACCCGCGGCGAACTCGCCGGCTTCTTCGGCGAGGACCGGATCGCGACCTTGCCCGCCGGTGCCTTCCCGCCTGCCGCCGCGGGCACCGAGGGCGCCCGCCTCCTGCAGACCGTCGGCATCCCCACCGGTACGCTCCCGCTGCGCTGGCCTGACGAGGACAACGGTCTGCTGCCCCCCGTGCAGCACGTCGTTCACATCGAGGACTTCGAGAACGCTGCGGAGGGCGCAGGCGCCTGGCCCGTCTTTGGCTGGCTGCTCAACGCGCACCTCGCCCTCGATCCCGTATCGGGCAAGGTGCACGCCTTCGACCCCGACGAGGAGACCGTCCAGGAACTCCACGCGGACGTCTCCTCACTGATCCAGGTCACCTTCCGGTTCCAGCGGCTGCTCGAGGAGTTCGCATTCAGCGGCGACGAGGGCGACCAGGACGCCGACTTCGAGCGCCTGGACGCCGAGGTCGATCGCATCCGTCAGGAGACGAGCAGCATCGATCCCGTCCCCTTCCAGGACGAAGAGACGGTCTGGTCGGTAGTGGGCGACGAGATCGCCATGGGCCAGCGCTTCCAGGCCAGAGGCTTGGGAGCCCGCTCACTCACCAGGTGA
- a CDS encoding DUF6098 family protein encodes MDTTAALPTFNSLDELTQLITHRRGLYVRWSRGPESDLPKTSSTDDLTGIKLPGLSASPLDIEDWWGERPARIWVARRLYDYCHLPHIKDPRTRPWVLHGSETARGPDNEPLVTEIEPIGWISDQVITDVSRIITEQPGPWGTLDRDESSERPPSPLEPPPRRHDHR; translated from the coding sequence ATGGACACGACCGCTGCCCTGCCGACGTTCAACAGCCTCGATGAGCTGACCCAGCTGATCACCCACCGGCGCGGCCTCTACGTGCGCTGGTCCCGTGGGCCGGAGAGCGACCTGCCCAAGACAAGCAGTACGGACGATCTCACCGGGATCAAGCTGCCGGGTCTGTCGGCCAGCCCGCTGGACATCGAGGACTGGTGGGGCGAGCGGCCCGCGCGAATCTGGGTCGCCCGCCGACTGTACGACTACTGCCACCTGCCGCACATCAAGGACCCGCGCACCCGACCCTGGGTTCTGCACGGCTCCGAGACGGCCCGCGGACCGGACAACGAACCCCTGGTGACGGAGATCGAACCCATTGGTTGGATCTCCGACCAGGTCATCACGGACGTCAGCCGCATCATCACCGAACAGCCTGGGCCCTGGGGCACGCTCGACAGAGATGAATCTTCTGAGCGACCCCCCTCACCCCTGGAACCGCCGCCGAGGCGGCACGACCACCGGTAA